The proteins below come from a single Erysipelothrix piscisicarius genomic window:
- a CDS encoding S41 family peptidase yields the protein MLTLKAESMVNYNHIEVISLKDKNKKVSIKLERHRWPDEIAKDQQKRRKAFKIVIVIIVAFLLGTQFNKISSFAGGPTEAHAGVERFDRVYRDLLASWYFKTDMDHPESEMIDNAIKGMLEKNGDQHTSYMTQEEMNNLNESINMNFDGIGVQYYAGNGANIITRVFKGSPAEGAGLLAGDVLSKVAGVEIKTVDREKIQELIMGKEGTSVKVEVLRDQKPIEFDIKRGKINALVWGGIRDGVGYIEISSFGKNLADATKLYLDEFLEQGIDKLVIDLRDNGGGYLQAIEDIARIFFDNDEIVYKEDFMNHSEKVYKVTDSEKDQYPFKNIAVLINEKSASASEVLTLALQENRGVQVVGVNSYGKGTVQTQHEYPDKSALKVTIAKWNSPKGNNIHGTGIKPDVEVKLPAIFYTNFVVLDDSKEIHVDAVHEAVVYTQNALKFLGYHNGRTDGYYDIQTSEALMKYKANLNLTINDTIDHSVQEQLYSSVVSEWSSNRNARDVQLQKAIEVVKNGK from the coding sequence ATGTTAACGCTTAAGGCTGAGTCTATGGTAAACTATAACCATATTGAGGTGATTTCATTGAAAGATAAAAATAAAAAAGTAAGTATAAAACTCGAACGTCATCGATGGCCTGATGAAATAGCAAAAGACCAACAGAAACGACGCAAGGCTTTTAAAATCGTAATCGTGATTATTGTTGCATTTTTACTTGGTACTCAATTTAATAAAATTTCAAGCTTTGCGGGAGGGCCAACAGAGGCTCATGCTGGCGTAGAGCGTTTTGATCGTGTTTACCGTGATTTGCTTGCAAGTTGGTATTTTAAAACGGATATGGATCATCCGGAATCAGAAATGATTGATAATGCGATAAAAGGGATGCTTGAAAAAAACGGAGATCAACATACTTCGTACATGACTCAAGAAGAAATGAATAATTTAAATGAGTCGATAAACATGAATTTTGATGGTATTGGTGTCCAATATTACGCAGGAAATGGTGCGAATATCATTACTCGTGTATTTAAGGGATCCCCAGCGGAAGGTGCTGGCCTTTTAGCGGGTGATGTCCTTTCTAAAGTTGCTGGTGTTGAAATTAAAACCGTAGATCGTGAAAAAATTCAAGAATTAATCATGGGAAAGGAAGGTACTTCAGTTAAAGTTGAAGTCTTACGTGATCAAAAACCGATCGAGTTTGATATTAAGCGTGGAAAGATTAACGCACTGGTTTGGGGCGGGATTCGTGATGGCGTGGGTTATATCGAAATATCCTCATTTGGTAAAAATCTTGCGGATGCAACGAAGCTTTATCTTGATGAATTTCTGGAGCAAGGCATCGATAAACTCGTAATTGATTTACGCGATAATGGCGGCGGATACTTACAAGCTATCGAGGACATTGCACGAATTTTCTTTGATAATGATGAAATTGTCTATAAAGAAGACTTTATGAACCATTCTGAGAAGGTGTATAAAGTGACAGATAGTGAGAAAGATCAGTACCCATTCAAAAATATTGCAGTACTTATTAACGAAAAATCTGCAAGTGCTTCGGAAGTACTGACACTAGCACTCCAAGAAAATCGTGGCGTTCAAGTTGTTGGTGTTAATTCATATGGAAAAGGGACAGTTCAAACACAACATGAATATCCTGATAAGAGTGCTTTAAAAGTAACAATTGCGAAGTGGAATTCACCAAAAGGAAATAATATTCACGGTACGGGTATTAAACCGGATGTGGAAGTGAAGTTACCGGCAATTTTCTATACCAATTTTGTCGTGTTAGACGATTCTAAGGAAATACACGTTGATGCAGTGCATGAAGCGGTTGTGTATACTCAAAATGCGCTCAAATTTTTAGGATACCACAATGGCCGTACGGATGGCTATTATGATATCCAAACATCAGAAGCCTTAATGAAATATAAAGCCAATCTTAATCTAACGATAAATGATACGATTGATCATAGCGTTCAAGAGCAGTTGTACAGTTCGGTTGTTTCAGAGTGGTCAAGTAACCGTAATGCTCGAGATGTCCAGTTACAAAAAGCAATTGAGGTTGTGAAAAATGGCAAATAA